A genomic segment from Triplophysa dalaica isolate WHDGS20190420 chromosome 22, ASM1584641v1, whole genome shotgun sequence encodes:
- the LOC130411747 gene encoding E3 ubiquitin/ISG15 ligase TRIM25-like isoform X2, whose amino-acid sequence MAEATFSEDQFCCSVCLDLLKDPVAIPCGHSYCMSCITGCWDQDDDTGVYSCPQCRETFTPRPVLNKNTILAEIVEKLKKTKLPKEDKLPVPAQCSAGSEDVECNVCTERKHKAVKSCLVCLNSYCENHLEQHEHLFRDKRHQLMDATGRLKELICYDHDRPLEVFCRTDQLCICLMCVVDKHKNHDTVRASEERTEKQNQVGEKQREFMEEIKQREKKLQELRDAVKSHKCFAQAAVEDSERIFTELIHSIEKRRSEVTQLIKTQETTAVSRAEGFMKKLEEEIADLTRRNAELEQLPHTNEDIHFVQRFQSLSVLLESRNIAVNTHLSLNDVIEEISLLKGQLEEFCQVEVEHLSQRVRQIQIVPTPEPKTREEFLQYYCHLSLDPNTAYKNLSLSRGNTQVLNTDKDLQYPDHPDRFNLCPQVLCKRKVYGRSYWEVEWRDGHGWVSISLAYKSIGRKGKGEECVFGMNNNSWRLVCSTSEPTLFYFNNKITALPCPKGSYRIGVFVDHSAGTLAFYDISNKMTLIHRVQTTFTQPLYPGFRLTGQSAVKLCNL is encoded by the exons ATGGCTGAAGCTACTTTTTCAGAAGATCAGTTCTGTTGTTCAGTCTGTCTGGATCTGCTGAAGGATCCAGTGGCCATTCCCTGTGGACACAGTTACTGTATGAGCTGTATTACAGGTTGTTGGGATCAGGACGATGACACTGGAGTCTACAGCTGCCCTCAGTGCAGAGAGACCTTCACTCCAAGACCTGTTTTGAACAAAAACACCATTTTGGCAGAAATTGTGGAGAAACTAAAGAAGACAAAACTGCCTAAAGAAGACAAATTGCCTGTTCCTGCCCAATGTTCTGCTGGAAGTGAAGATGTGGAGTGTAACGTCTGTactgaaagaaaacacaaagctgTGAAGTCCTGCTTGGTGTGTCTGAACTCCTACTGTGAAAATCACCTTGAACAACACGAACATCTCTTCAGAGATAAAAGGCATCAATTGATGGATGCTACTGGACGACTCAAGGAGCTGATCTGCTATGATCATGACAGACCACTCGAGGTGTTCTGTCGTACTGACCAACTATGTATCTGTTTGATGTGTGTGGTGGACAAACACAAAAACCATGACACTGTAAGAGCCTCAGAGGAGAGGACAGAGAAACAG AACCAGGTAGGGGAAAAACAGAGAGAATTCATGGAGGAAATCAAGCAAAGAGAGAAGAAGCTTCAGGAGTTGAGAGATGCTGTGAAGTCACACAAG TGCTTTGCACAGGCAGCAGTGGAGGACAGTGAGAGGATTTTTACCGAACTTATTCATTCCATTGAGAAAAGACGATCAGAGGTGACACAGCTGATCAAAACCCAGGAAACGACTGCTGTTAGCCGAGCTGAAGGATTCATGAAGAAACTGGAGGAGGAGATTGCTGATCTAACAAGAAGAAATGCTGAGCTAGAGCAGCTTCCACACACAAATGAGGACATTCATTTTGTTCAG aGGTTCCAGTCTCTTTCTGTCCTTCTGGAATCCAGAAACATTGCTGTCAACACTCACTTGTCTTTAAATGATGTGATAGAAGAAATCTCTCTGCTAAAAGGGCAACTTGAAGAATTTTGCCAAGTGGAAGTAGAACATTTATCACAAAGAG TGAGACAGATCCAGATAGTCCCCACCCCTGAACCCAAGACCAGAGAGGAGTTCTTGCAAT attactGTCATCTCAGCTTGGATCCAAACACAGCATAtaaaaacctctctctctcgaGGGGGAACACACAGGTCCTTAACACTGACAAAGATCTGCAGTATCCGGATCATCCTGACAGATTTAACCTTTGTCCTCAGGTGTTGTGTAAAAGGAAAGTGTATGGACGCTCTTACTGGGAGGTTGAGTGGCGTGATGGTCATGGTTGGGTTTCTATATCATTGGCATATAAGAGCATTGGCAGGAAGGGAAAGGGTGAAGAGTGTGTCTTTGGAATGAACAATAATTCCTGGAGATTGGTATGCAGTACCTCGGAACCCACTCTATTTTacttcaataataaaataaccgCTCTACCCTGTCCTAAAGGCTCTTATAGGATAGGAGTGTTTGTGGACCACAGTGCAGGAACTTTGGCTTTTTAtgatatttcaaacaaaatgaCCCTCATCCACAGAGTCCAGACCACATTTACTCAGCCTCTCTATCCTGGATTTAGGCTTACTGGACAATCAGCAGTGAAACTGTGTAATCTATAA
- the LOC130411747 gene encoding tripartite motif-containing protein 16-like protein isoform X1, which produces MAEATFSEDQFCCSVCLDLLKDPVAIPCGHSYCMSCITGCWDQDDDTGVYSCPQCRETFTPRPVLNKNTILAEIVEKLKKTKLPKEDKLPVPAQCSAGSEDVECNVCTERKHKAVKSCLVCLNSYCENHLEQHEHLFRDKRHQLMDATGRLKELICYDHDRPLEVFCRTDQLCICLMCVVDKHKNHDTVRASEERTEKQVKSTEELFKIYCFLVQQNQVGEKQREFMEEIKQREKKLQELRDAVKSHKCFAQAAVEDSERIFTELIHSIEKRRSEVTQLIKTQETTAVSRAEGFMKKLEEEIADLTRRNAELEQLPHTNEDIHFVQRFQSLSVLLESRNIAVNTHLSLNDVIEEISLLKGQLEEFCQVEVEHLSQRVRQIQIVPTPEPKTREEFLQYYCHLSLDPNTAYKNLSLSRGNTQVLNTDKDLQYPDHPDRFNLCPQVLCKRKVYGRSYWEVEWRDGHGWVSISLAYKSIGRKGKGEECVFGMNNNSWRLVCSTSEPTLFYFNNKITALPCPKGSYRIGVFVDHSAGTLAFYDISNKMTLIHRVQTTFTQPLYPGFRLTGQSAVKLCNL; this is translated from the exons ATGGCTGAAGCTACTTTTTCAGAAGATCAGTTCTGTTGTTCAGTCTGTCTGGATCTGCTGAAGGATCCAGTGGCCATTCCCTGTGGACACAGTTACTGTATGAGCTGTATTACAGGTTGTTGGGATCAGGACGATGACACTGGAGTCTACAGCTGCCCTCAGTGCAGAGAGACCTTCACTCCAAGACCTGTTTTGAACAAAAACACCATTTTGGCAGAAATTGTGGAGAAACTAAAGAAGACAAAACTGCCTAAAGAAGACAAATTGCCTGTTCCTGCCCAATGTTCTGCTGGAAGTGAAGATGTGGAGTGTAACGTCTGTactgaaagaaaacacaaagctgTGAAGTCCTGCTTGGTGTGTCTGAACTCCTACTGTGAAAATCACCTTGAACAACACGAACATCTCTTCAGAGATAAAAGGCATCAATTGATGGATGCTACTGGACGACTCAAGGAGCTGATCTGCTATGATCATGACAGACCACTCGAGGTGTTCTGTCGTACTGACCAACTATGTATCTGTTTGATGTGTGTGGTGGACAAACACAAAAACCATGACACTGTAAGAGCCTCAGAGGAGAGGACAGAGAAACAG gtCAAATCAACTGAAGAACTTTTCAAGATTTACTGCTTTTTGGTTCAACAGAACCAGGTAGGGGAAAAACAGAGAGAATTCATGGAGGAAATCAAGCAAAGAGAGAAGAAGCTTCAGGAGTTGAGAGATGCTGTGAAGTCACACAAG TGCTTTGCACAGGCAGCAGTGGAGGACAGTGAGAGGATTTTTACCGAACTTATTCATTCCATTGAGAAAAGACGATCAGAGGTGACACAGCTGATCAAAACCCAGGAAACGACTGCTGTTAGCCGAGCTGAAGGATTCATGAAGAAACTGGAGGAGGAGATTGCTGATCTAACAAGAAGAAATGCTGAGCTAGAGCAGCTTCCACACACAAATGAGGACATTCATTTTGTTCAG aGGTTCCAGTCTCTTTCTGTCCTTCTGGAATCCAGAAACATTGCTGTCAACACTCACTTGTCTTTAAATGATGTGATAGAAGAAATCTCTCTGCTAAAAGGGCAACTTGAAGAATTTTGCCAAGTGGAAGTAGAACATTTATCACAAAGAG TGAGACAGATCCAGATAGTCCCCACCCCTGAACCCAAGACCAGAGAGGAGTTCTTGCAAT attactGTCATCTCAGCTTGGATCCAAACACAGCATAtaaaaacctctctctctcgaGGGGGAACACACAGGTCCTTAACACTGACAAAGATCTGCAGTATCCGGATCATCCTGACAGATTTAACCTTTGTCCTCAGGTGTTGTGTAAAAGGAAAGTGTATGGACGCTCTTACTGGGAGGTTGAGTGGCGTGATGGTCATGGTTGGGTTTCTATATCATTGGCATATAAGAGCATTGGCAGGAAGGGAAAGGGTGAAGAGTGTGTCTTTGGAATGAACAATAATTCCTGGAGATTGGTATGCAGTACCTCGGAACCCACTCTATTTTacttcaataataaaataaccgCTCTACCCTGTCCTAAAGGCTCTTATAGGATAGGAGTGTTTGTGGACCACAGTGCAGGAACTTTGGCTTTTTAtgatatttcaaacaaaatgaCCCTCATCCACAGAGTCCAGACCACATTTACTCAGCCTCTCTATCCTGGATTTAGGCTTACTGGACAATCAGCAGTGAAACTGTGTAATCTATAA
- the LOC130411747 gene encoding E3 ubiquitin-protein ligase TRIM47-like isoform X3 — protein MAEATFSEDQFCCSVCLDLLKDPVAIPCGHSYCMSCITGCWDQDDDTGVYSCPQCRETFTPRPVLNKNTILAEIVEKLKKTKLPKEDKLPVPAQCSAGSEDVECNVCTERKHKAVKSCLVCLNSYCENHLEQHEHLFRDKRHQLMDATGRLKELICYDHDRPLEVFCRTDQLCICLMCVVDKHKNHDTVRASEERTEKQVKSTEELFKIYCFLVQQNQVGEKQREFMEEIKQREKKLQELRDAVKSHKCFAQAAVEDSERIFTELIHSIEKRRSEVTQLIKTQETTAVSRAEGFMKKLEEEIADLTRRNAELEQLPHTNEDIHFVQRFQSLSVLLESRNIAVNTHLSLNDVIEEISLLKGQLEEFCQVEVEHLSQRVRQIQIVPTPEPKTREEFLQCVV, from the exons ATGGCTGAAGCTACTTTTTCAGAAGATCAGTTCTGTTGTTCAGTCTGTCTGGATCTGCTGAAGGATCCAGTGGCCATTCCCTGTGGACACAGTTACTGTATGAGCTGTATTACAGGTTGTTGGGATCAGGACGATGACACTGGAGTCTACAGCTGCCCTCAGTGCAGAGAGACCTTCACTCCAAGACCTGTTTTGAACAAAAACACCATTTTGGCAGAAATTGTGGAGAAACTAAAGAAGACAAAACTGCCTAAAGAAGACAAATTGCCTGTTCCTGCCCAATGTTCTGCTGGAAGTGAAGATGTGGAGTGTAACGTCTGTactgaaagaaaacacaaagctgTGAAGTCCTGCTTGGTGTGTCTGAACTCCTACTGTGAAAATCACCTTGAACAACACGAACATCTCTTCAGAGATAAAAGGCATCAATTGATGGATGCTACTGGACGACTCAAGGAGCTGATCTGCTATGATCATGACAGACCACTCGAGGTGTTCTGTCGTACTGACCAACTATGTATCTGTTTGATGTGTGTGGTGGACAAACACAAAAACCATGACACTGTAAGAGCCTCAGAGGAGAGGACAGAGAAACAG gtCAAATCAACTGAAGAACTTTTCAAGATTTACTGCTTTTTGGTTCAACAGAACCAGGTAGGGGAAAAACAGAGAGAATTCATGGAGGAAATCAAGCAAAGAGAGAAGAAGCTTCAGGAGTTGAGAGATGCTGTGAAGTCACACAAG TGCTTTGCACAGGCAGCAGTGGAGGACAGTGAGAGGATTTTTACCGAACTTATTCATTCCATTGAGAAAAGACGATCAGAGGTGACACAGCTGATCAAAACCCAGGAAACGACTGCTGTTAGCCGAGCTGAAGGATTCATGAAGAAACTGGAGGAGGAGATTGCTGATCTAACAAGAAGAAATGCTGAGCTAGAGCAGCTTCCACACACAAATGAGGACATTCATTTTGTTCAG aGGTTCCAGTCTCTTTCTGTCCTTCTGGAATCCAGAAACATTGCTGTCAACACTCACTTGTCTTTAAATGATGTGATAGAAGAAATCTCTCTGCTAAAAGGGCAACTTGAAGAATTTTGCCAAGTGGAAGTAGAACATTTATCACAAAGAG TGAGACAGATCCAGATAGTCCCCACCCCTGAACCCAAGACCAGAGAGGAGTTCTTGCAAT GTGTTGTGTAA
- the LOC130411721 gene encoding tripartite motif-containing protein 16-like protein yields MAGATFSDEQFCCSVCLDLLKDPVAIPCGHSYCMSCITGCWDQDYEKGVYSCPLCRETFTPRPVLNKNTILAEIVEKLKKTKLPKEDKSPVTPGSEDVECNVCTERESKAVKSCLVCLNSYCENHLEQHEHLFRDKRHSLMDASAGLEKLICGEHDRPLEVFCRTDQLCICFMCMMEKHKNHDTERASAERTKKQRELDKKLRQFKERIQQRGKKLQELEDAVKAHKHSAQAAVDESERIFTELIHSIERSRSKVTQLIREQEKAAVSRAEGLLERLKQEIEDLKRRNDELDQLSHTDNHIHFLQNFQLLSVLPESTVLGNTTLRSHMSFDGVGLDICLLKGKIEDFCKDKIKDISCRVRDIHIITAHDPKTREEFLEYSSQLSLDPNTAHKNLCLSKSNTVVTNSGTDQQYPEHPERFTCIDQVLCRESVFGRCYWELEWSGSNDSWVGISVAYKSIDRKEDVPQCAFGFTNQSWRLSCSFSNSFRFWHENKYTDIRGTSSKIGVYVDHSAGILAFYRIADTMTLIHRVKTTFTEPLYPGFRVTRGTSVKLCYPTK; encoded by the exons ATGGCTGGAGCCACTTTTTCAGACGAACAGTTCTGTTGTTCAGTCTGTCTGGATCTGCTGAAGGATCCAGTGGCCATTCCCTGTGGACACAGTTATTGTATGAGCTGTATTACAGGTTGTTGGGATCAAGACTACGAGAAGGGAGTCTACAGCTGCCCCCTGTGCAGAGAGACCTTCACTCCAAGACCTGTTTTGAACAAAAACACCATTTTGGCAGAAATTGTGGAGAAACTAAAGAAGACAAAACTGCCCAAAGAAGACAAATCCCCTGTGACTCCTGGAAGTGAAGATGTGGAGTGTAACGTTTGTACTGAAAGAGAATCTAAAGCTGTGAAGTCCTGCTTGGTGTGTCTGAACTCTTACTGTGAAAATCACCTGGAACAACATGAACATCTCTTCAGAGATAAAAGGCACAGTTTGATGGATGCAAGTGCAGGATTGGAGAAGCTGATCTGTGGTGAGCATGACAGACCACTGGAGGTTTTCTGTCGTACTGACCAACtatgtatttgtttcatgtgtatgatggaaaaacacaaaaatcatgACACTGAAAGAGCTTCAGCAGAGAGGACGAAGAAACAG AGAGAGCTGGATAAAAAACTGAGACAATTCAAGGAGAGAATCCAGCAAAGGGGAAAAAAGCTTCAGGAGTTGGAAGATGCTGTGAAGGCACACAAG CACTCTGCACAGGCAGCAGTGGATGAGAGTGAGAGGATTTTTACTGAACTGATCCACTCCATTGAGAGAAGCCGCTCTAAGGTGACACAGCTGATCAGAGAGCAAGAAAAGGCTGCCGTAAGTCGAGCTGAAGGACTTTTGGAGCGACTGAAGCAGGAGATTGAAGATTTAAAGAGAAGAAATGATGAGCTGGACCAGCTTTCACACACAGATAATCATATCCATTTTCTTCAG AATTTCCAGCTTCTCTCTGTCCTCCCTGAATCCACAGTCTTGGGCAATACTACTCTCCGTTCTCATATGTCTTTTGACGGTGTGGGGTTAGATATCTGTCTGCTGAAAGGGAAAATTGAAGATTTCTGCAAAGACAAGATAAAAGATATAtcttgtagag TGAGGGACATTCATATCATCACTGCCCATGACCCAAAGACCAGGGAGGAGTTCTTGGAAT attccTCTCAACTTAGTCTGGACCCAAACACAGCGCATAAAAACCTCTGTCTGTCTAAGAGTAACACAGTTGTTACAAACAGTGGCACAGACCAGCAGTATCCTGAACATCCTGAGAGATTTACATGTATTGATCAGGTTttgtgtagagagagtgtgtttggaCGCTGTTATTGGGAACTTGAATGGAGTGGGAGTAATGACAGTTGGGTGGGTATATCAGTGGCATATAAGAGCATTGACAGGAAGGAAGATGTTCCACAGTGTGCGTTTGGGTTTACAAATCAGTCTTGGAGATTATCTTGCTCTTTTTCCAACTCGTTTCGATTTTGGCACGAAAACAAGTATACTGATATCCGTGGAACGTCCTCTAAGATAGGTGTGTATGTGGATCACAGTGCAGGAATATTAGCCTTCTACAGAATTGCTGACACAATGACCCTCATCCACAGAGTCAAGACCACATTTACTGAGCCGCTGTATCCTGGCTTTAGGGTTACTCGAGGAACATCAGTGAAACTGTGTTATCCAACCAAATAG